One Deinococcus grandis DNA window includes the following coding sequences:
- the rplL gene encoding 50S ribosomal protein L7/L12 yields MAYDKQALIDQLGTLTIMELADLIDGLKETWGVTAAVAAGPAAGPAAAVEEKTEFDVVLVDAGASKINVIKEIRAITGLGLKEAKDMSEKGGVLKEGASKDEAEKIKGQLEAAGAKVELK; encoded by the coding sequence ACAAACAGGCTCTGATCGACCAGCTCGGCACCCTCACCATCATGGAACTCGCGGACCTCATCGACGGTCTGAAGGAAACCTGGGGCGTCACCGCCGCCGTCGCCGCCGGCCCCGCCGCTGGCCCCGCCGCCGCCGTTGAAGAGAAGACCGAGTTCGATGTCGTCCTGGTGGACGCCGGCGCGAGCAAGATCAACGTCATTAAGGAAATCCGCGCCATCACCGGCCTGGGCCTCAAGGAAGCCAAGGACATGAGCGAGAAGGGCGGCGTGCTGAAGGAAGGCGCCAGCAAGGACGAAGCCGAGAAGATCAAGGGCCAGCTGGAAGCCGCTGGCGCCAAGGTCGAACTCAAGTAA
- a CDS encoding GIY-YIG nuclease family protein, which yields MKHTPRPGIYRVRHLESGRSLLGGSVDAPAYLNRVRFELQLGSHRTPALQRDWTQDGEGAFAFEMLDDLKPGPAGRVDPDDLEELLALWLEKLDLPPHQRY from the coding sequence ATGAAGCACACGCCCCGCCCTGGCATCTACCGCGTGCGGCACCTCGAATCGGGCCGCAGCCTGCTGGGGGGCAGCGTGGACGCCCCCGCGTACCTGAACCGGGTCCGCTTCGAGTTACAGCTGGGATCACACCGCACGCCCGCCCTTCAGCGAGACTGGACGCAGGACGGCGAAGGTGCCTTCGCGTTCGAGATGCTGGACGACCTGAAGCCCGGTCCGGCGGGCCGCGTGGACCCGGACGACCTGGAGGAACTGCTCGCGTTATGGCTGGAGAAACTGGACCTGCCCCCACACCAGCGGTACTGA
- a CDS encoding DUF2239 family protein: protein METEATFTTFEGPTHRLTAPLADTLTLLHAGPRAGLLTFDDRTGRSVDFDLSGTLDEVLARHLPPEPRSGPGRPKLGVMSREVSLLPRHWEWLERQRGGASAALRRLIDEARKADPDGERRAQAQAATDRFLGAVGGDLPGFEAATRALYAGQRAAFEAALAAWPPDVRTHALYLAAPTFGDA, encoded by the coding sequence ATGGAAACTGAAGCGACCTTCACCACCTTCGAGGGGCCCACCCACCGCCTGACCGCGCCCCTCGCGGACACCCTCACCCTGCTGCACGCCGGGCCGCGAGCGGGCCTGCTGACCTTCGACGACCGCACTGGCCGCAGCGTGGACTTCGACCTGAGCGGCACCCTGGACGAGGTCCTGGCTCGCCACCTGCCACCCGAGCCGCGCAGTGGCCCGGGCCGCCCGAAACTGGGCGTCATGTCGCGCGAGGTCTCGCTGCTGCCCCGGCACTGGGAGTGGCTGGAACGCCAGCGGGGCGGGGCGTCCGCCGCGCTGCGCCGCCTGATCGACGAGGCCCGCAAAGCCGACCCGGACGGCGAACGCCGCGCGCAGGCCCAGGCGGCCACCGACCGCTTCCTGGGCGCGGTGGGCGGGGACCTCCCGGGCTTCGAGGCGGCGACCCGCGCGCTGTACGCCGGACAGCGCGCCGCGTTCGAGGCCGCGCTGGCCGCGTGGCCGCCGGACGTCCGTACTCACGCCCTGTACCTCGCCGCGCCCACTTTCGGGGATGCATGA
- a CDS encoding tetratricopeptide repeat protein, with amino-acid sequence MDALAPYLPLIYTILRGLALIGLIHAIVTRQQVYWIVMLLFGALFGGLFGLAFAAVYTFMVLIPAARGGGRVAGQAVARGVEALKPLDTRIREAHERLLESDTLQHRADLAALQARAGRPDDAQATLAPLLSGIYADDPVVLLTSAELDLARSDFSAAENKLTRVDLRTSAATRTRTLTLLAQAQDAQGKPDADQTYRDAITGATTEEPRARYAAYLIRQGRTEDARALLEQIAKTESRATNLYRRQEREWFQMAAGLRKELK; translated from the coding sequence GTGGACGCCCTTGCCCCCTACCTGCCACTGATCTACACCATCCTGCGCGGTCTGGCCCTGATCGGCCTGATCCACGCGATCGTCACGCGGCAGCAGGTGTACTGGATCGTCATGCTGCTGTTCGGCGCGCTGTTCGGCGGCCTGTTCGGACTGGCCTTCGCCGCCGTGTACACCTTCATGGTCCTGATCCCCGCCGCGCGCGGGGGCGGCCGCGTGGCCGGGCAGGCCGTCGCGCGCGGCGTCGAGGCCCTCAAACCCCTCGACACCCGCATCCGCGAGGCGCACGAACGCCTGCTTGAAAGCGACACCCTCCAGCACCGCGCCGACCTGGCCGCCTTGCAGGCCCGCGCGGGCCGCCCGGACGACGCGCAGGCCACCCTCGCGCCCCTCCTGAGCGGCATCTACGCCGACGACCCGGTCGTGCTGCTCACCAGCGCCGAACTGGACCTCGCCCGCAGCGACTTCAGCGCCGCCGAGAACAAACTCACCCGCGTGGACCTGCGCACCAGCGCCGCCACCCGCACCCGCACCCTGACCCTCCTGGCGCAGGCGCAGGACGCGCAGGGCAAACCCGACGCCGACCAGACGTACCGCGACGCCATCACGGGCGCCACCACCGAAGAACCCCGTGCCCGCTACGCCGCGTACCTGATCCGCCAGGGCCGCACCGAGGACGCCCGCGCGCTGCTCGAGCAGATCGCGAAAACCGAATCCCGCGCCACTAACCTGTACAGACGCCAGGAACGCGAATGGTTCCAGATGGCCGCCGGACTGCGCAAAGAGCTGAAGTGA